One segment of Leptospira fainei serovar Hurstbridge str. BUT 6 DNA contains the following:
- the ribH gene encoding 6,7-dimethyl-8-ribityllumazine synthase, with protein MPKELKAKLNGTGQKHCIIVSRFNEFIVESLLKGATDALLATGVEDKDITIVRIPGAYEFPLVVSKAAASKKYDSIICLGAVIRGATAHFDYVAGESAKVGSIGVQYSLPVAFGILTTDTIEQAIERAGTKAGNKGYEAALTAVEMVNLLALL; from the coding sequence ATGCCTAAGGAACTCAAAGCAAAACTGAACGGTACAGGTCAAAAACACTGTATCATCGTATCCCGTTTTAACGAATTTATCGTGGAAAGTCTTTTGAAAGGAGCGACGGACGCTCTACTTGCGACCGGCGTCGAAGACAAAGACATTACTATCGTCCGGATTCCCGGAGCGTACGAGTTTCCGCTTGTCGTTTCCAAAGCTGCTGCATCCAAGAAATACGACTCCATCATCTGCTTAGGCGCTGTGATTCGCGGTGCAACTGCGCATTTCGATTATGTTGCGGGAGAGTCCGCCAAAGTCGGTTCTATTGGGGTCCAATATTCTCTCCCGGTAGCTTTCGGAATTCTAACAACAGATACTATTGAGCAGGCTATTGAGAGAGCCGGGACAAAAGCCGGTAATAAAGGTTATGAAGCCGCTCTGACAGCCGTTGAAATGGTCAATCTGTTGGCACTACTCTAA
- a CDS encoding tetratricopeptide repeat protein, translating to MLPSVATGKETRLFKFFPLSKIGLGIFLCYFSSCASIQTIWKPNDSFIKSLELPNWVLESSIKLRVFNDTPNTANPEDALPEDDIAFYSNNARVLMAASPAAMKDIYKMAGCLDGTELVTIRGNKITENQEDIWYGICRSGAQDTVVFKVFDMGNDHLYRLYEDELLPNWEEARKIVQTNPEKAMRLANKLIEHEPSHPGARRLLGSLYLKAGYCPGAIRNYRIYLRIMPRTPEKEKIDSIVSKSCKDSLIPKKKEQKEYSEDLPNLGD from the coding sequence ATGTTACCCTCTGTGGCAACCGGAAAAGAGACTCGATTATTCAAATTCTTCCCTTTATCAAAGATCGGACTCGGCATTTTCCTTTGCTACTTCTCGTCCTGCGCTTCCATTCAAACTATCTGGAAACCTAACGATTCCTTTATTAAGAGCTTGGAGTTGCCAAACTGGGTATTGGAATCTTCCATCAAGCTTCGGGTCTTCAATGATACGCCGAATACCGCCAATCCGGAAGATGCACTTCCGGAAGACGATATCGCATTTTATTCCAATAATGCCCGCGTATTGATGGCAGCTTCACCCGCCGCAATGAAAGACATTTATAAAATGGCCGGGTGTCTGGATGGAACCGAATTAGTTACAATCCGCGGAAATAAAATCACTGAAAATCAGGAAGATATTTGGTACGGAATTTGTCGGAGCGGCGCCCAGGATACTGTCGTGTTCAAAGTATTCGATATGGGGAATGATCATCTTTATCGTCTTTACGAGGATGAACTCCTGCCCAACTGGGAGGAGGCAAGAAAGATCGTTCAGACAAATCCGGAGAAAGCCATGCGGCTGGCTAATAAATTGATCGAGCACGAACCCTCCCATCCCGGAGCACGGAGGTTATTGGGAAGTCTATATTTAAAGGCAGGATATTGCCCGGGAGCCATTCGCAACTACCGGATCTATTTGCGGATCATGCCACGGACCCCTGAAAAAGAAAAGATAGATTCTATTGTGAGCAAATCCTGCAAGGATAGCTTAATACCCAAGAAAAAAGAGCAGAAAGAATATTCGGAAGATTTGCCGAACTTAGGGGATTAG
- the nusB gene encoding transcription antitermination factor NusB — MSTSRRKSREIAVMALYQLELVKPPLSEVLKFKWYDKKIEKDERDFAVSIINGVVKNGEAIDTLIKKYSRNWDFERISPVNKCILRLSIYGLLNSMEIPPTVVIDEAVELTKEFESENSVPFINGILNSILQYETNRHGKPDPQKPDLPGDGRT, encoded by the coding sequence ATGTCCACTTCCCGCAGGAAGTCCAGGGAGATCGCCGTGATGGCGCTTTATCAGCTGGAATTAGTGAAACCGCCCTTATCCGAAGTCTTAAAATTCAAATGGTACGACAAAAAAATCGAAAAGGATGAGAGGGATTTTGCCGTTTCGATTATAAATGGGGTTGTGAAAAACGGCGAGGCCATCGATACTCTAATCAAGAAGTACTCGAGGAATTGGGATTTTGAAAGAATTTCCCCGGTGAATAAGTGTATATTGCGCTTATCCATCTACGGGCTGCTTAACTCAATGGAAATCCCGCCTACAGTCGTGATCGACGAAGCGGTTGAGCTAACCAAAGAGTTTGAGAGCGAAAATTCGGTTCCGTTCATTAATGGAATCCTGAACTCCATTCTTCAATACGAGACCAACCGACATGGAAAACCCGATCCGCAAAAACCGGATCTTCCTGGAGACGGAAGAACCTAA